A genomic window from Lycium barbarum isolate Lr01 chromosome 4, ASM1917538v2, whole genome shotgun sequence includes:
- the LOC132635261 gene encoding short-chain dehydrogenase reductase 3b-like, which translates to MDIPVPPITNKKLEGKIAIITGGGSGIGEGTARLFAQHGAKVVIADIHEERGQSVAESISNGNCMFIKCDVADEQQVQELIKSTVEIHGRLDIMFSNAGIFAIDDSEQVILGFNLDSLDKIMSINVRGSAACVKHAAEAMVKGGVKGKIICTGSSVTTNGACKHIDYAMSKHALLGLVKCASLGLGKYGIRVNSVTPGAVATPLFEKGMKMDAEKVFELFSCLKNNGPQKSSHIADAVLFLASDESQFVTGHNLVVDGGFRPPVF; encoded by the coding sequence ATGGATATCCCAGTTCCACCAATAACCAATAAAAAATTGGAGGGTAAAATCGCCATCATCACCGGAGGAGGCAGTGGTATCGGCGAGGGCACGGCACGTCTCTTTGCTCAACATGGGGCTAAAGTTGTAATTGCTGACATCCATGAAGAAAGGGGCCAATCAGTAGCCGAATCTATCAGCAACGGCAACTGCATGTTCATCAAATGCGACGTGGCCGATGAGCAACAGGTCCAAGAGTTGATAAAATCAACGGTGGAGATTCACGGTCGACTCGACATTATGTTCAGCAATGCTGGAATTTTTGCTATCGATGATAGCGAACAAGTTATCCTAGGTTTTAACCTGGATAGTTTAGACAAGATAATGAGCATCAACGTTCGTGGATCAGCAGCGTGTGTGAAGCACGCGGCTGAGGCGATGGTGAAGGGTGGGGTGAAAGGGAAAATAATATGCACGGGGAGTTCAGTGACGACTAATGGGGCGTGTAAACATATTGATTACGCGATGTCTAAGCACGCGCTGCTTGGATTGGTGAAGTGTGCAAGCTTGGGACTAGGTAAGTACGGTATTCGTGTGAATTCTGTTACTCCTGGGGCAGTGGCTACACCTTTGTTTGAGAAAGGAATGAAGATGGATGCGGAGAAAGTGTTCGAGTTGTTCAGTTGCCTGAAAAATAATGGGCCTCAGAAGAGTTCTCATATAGCTGACGCCGTCTTGTTTTTGGCTTCTGATGAGTCTCAGTTTGTCACCGGCCATAATTTGGTCGTTGATGGAGGCTTTCGCCCACCTGTTTTTTGA